The proteins below are encoded in one region of Belonocnema kinseyi isolate 2016_QV_RU_SX_M_011 chromosome 3, B_treatae_v1, whole genome shotgun sequence:
- the LOC117169055 gene encoding probable U2 small nuclear ribonucleoprotein A', whose product MVKLSPDLIQQSMQYINPVRDRELDLRGYKIPTIENLGATLDQFDTIDFSDNDIRKFDGFPLLKRLKTLFFNNNRIVRIAEGLEHCIPNLETLMLTGNMIQELSDLEPLVPLRNLQSLCLLQNPVSAKPQYRQYVVYKFPSLRLLDFRKIKKQEREAAVAFFRSKKGKDIAREVAKKAKLHSQNMNGLDKPAMTADERNKIREAISKASSLEEVQRLSRLLQAGHIPGERQRNGDPSGEAMEEEDDD is encoded by the exons ATGGTGAAATTATCGCCGGATTTAATCCAGCAATCAATGCAGTACATAAATCCTGTCAGAGATCGTGAACTGGATCTTAGAG GATACAAAATACCCACAATAGAGAATTTGGGCGCAACTCTG GATCAGTTCGACACAATAGACTTCTCAGACAACGACATTCGGAAATTCGACGGGTTTCCTCTACTAAAAAGATTGAAAACTCTCTTCTTCAACAACAATCGAATAGTCAGAATCGCAGAAGGTTTGGAGCACTGTATTCCGAATCTCGAAACACTCATGTTGACTGGCAACATGATTCAGGAACTGAGTGACTTGGAACCACTTGTTCCCCTGAGAAATCTCCAGAGCTTGTGTCTCTTACAGAATCCCGTCTCCGCCAAACCACAATACAGACAGTACGTCGTCTACAAATTTCCTTCGCTGAGACTACTGGACTTTAGGAAAATCAAGAAACAGGAGCGAGAGGCAGCGGTCGCTTTCTTCCGCAGCAAAAAGGGCAAGGATATTGCGAGGGAAGTTGCCAAAAAGGCGAAATTACATTCGCAAAATATGAATGGCCTTGATAAACCTGCGATGACCgcggacgaaagaaataaaataagggAGGCGATTTCCAAGGCTTCGTCACTCGAGGAAGTACAAAGACTGAGCAGATTGCTGCAGGCGGGCCACATTCCAGGAGAGAGGCAGAGAAACG GTGATCCAAGTGGAGAAGCCATGGAAGAAGAGGATGACGATTAA